A genomic segment from Bryobacteraceae bacterium encodes:
- a CDS encoding DUF1549 and DUF1553 domain-containing protein, with amino-acid sequence MRTAVAVLAAWTAFAASPEDFEKRIRPILASRCGDCHNAKSRMGGVDLSSAAAFRSGPGAPRVAAAISYDGKVKMPPTGKLPAAEYATLREWLESGAVWPEAAAAVSAARWWSFEPVRPVEGESIDSLWRAGLRKAGLDPAGRAEKLTLLRRATFDLTGLPPTETEMDAFERDQSPEAFSRVVDRLLASPRYGEKWGRHWLDVARYADSTGADEDHRYPHAWRYRDWVIAAFNNDMPYNQFVRAQIAGDTLAAPDGAEVNVDGIVATGFLALGPKLIAEQDKVKMFYDIVDEQIDTTGRTFLGLTLGCARCHDHKFDPVTAKDYYSLAAIFASTKQLAQLEGTVSKLYFAPLVGKAEAGAYQQHQSWIEAKQKEIDGVLAKETARYREGLIPDLARYLLAARGFGSRDGLDAKVVDRFAKYLAPNGERRPHIEAIQQADAAAAPSVAERFAREFREEVARRKKKEKVFAGDNRFYTEVVATAGPFGLHKEDRDAVLSAAAKADLARLESELAELKASGPPEPPMACAVAEGEPVEQHVFVRGNPAAKGEPVSQRMPEFLAAGKQPEVRAGSGRRELAAWIASPANPLTARVMVNRIWQGHFGEGLVRTASNFGKMGEKPSHPELLDYLAGEFVRGGWSVKAMHRAIMLSEPYLLRSAASDPKDAENRMLAHYPRRRLAVEEMRDAMLFVDGSLDLSMGGTYQSGTGTDKEFSDDRKSIDPSSVPRRLVYLPLRRSNLPSLLNLFDFGDATTPGDGRSQTNVAPQALFMMNSPFVQARAQRLAGIVGDDVAGAFARVLNRRASADEVRQARAYVSGFPGERKLAWMSYYQTLLASNEFLYVD; translated from the coding sequence ATGAGAACCGCGGTGGCGGTGCTTGCGGCATGGACTGCCTTCGCCGCGTCTCCGGAGGATTTTGAGAAGCGGATCCGGCCTATTCTTGCGTCGCGCTGCGGCGATTGTCACAACGCGAAATCGCGCATGGGCGGAGTGGACCTCTCGAGCGCGGCGGCGTTTCGCTCCGGGCCGGGCGCGCCACGCGTGGCGGCGGCCATTTCCTACGACGGCAAGGTGAAGATGCCACCCACGGGCAAGCTGCCGGCCGCGGAATACGCGACGCTGCGCGAGTGGCTCGAGTCGGGCGCCGTGTGGCCGGAAGCGGCGGCGGCGGTGAGCGCGGCACGTTGGTGGTCCTTCGAACCGGTGCGGCCCGTTGAGGGCGAATCGATCGACTCACTCTGGCGCGCCGGCCTGCGGAAAGCGGGCCTGGATCCGGCTGGCCGGGCGGAGAAACTGACGCTGCTGCGGCGCGCGACGTTCGACCTCACAGGTTTGCCGCCGACCGAGACCGAGATGGATGCCTTCGAGCGGGACCAATCGCCGGAGGCTTTTTCGCGTGTGGTGGACCGGCTGCTGGCCTCCCCGCGATACGGCGAAAAATGGGGGCGGCATTGGCTGGACGTAGCGCGCTATGCCGATTCCACCGGCGCCGACGAGGACCATCGCTATCCGCATGCGTGGCGGTATCGCGATTGGGTGATCGCGGCGTTCAACAACGACATGCCGTACAACCAGTTCGTGCGAGCCCAGATCGCCGGCGACACACTGGCGGCTCCGGACGGCGCGGAGGTGAACGTAGATGGCATCGTTGCCACCGGTTTTCTGGCGCTCGGGCCGAAGCTCATCGCCGAGCAGGACAAGGTAAAAATGTTCTACGACATCGTCGATGAACAGATCGATACGACCGGGCGGACGTTCCTCGGGCTGACGCTCGGCTGCGCGCGCTGTCACGACCATAAGTTCGATCCGGTGACGGCGAAAGACTACTACTCGCTGGCGGCCATCTTCGCATCCACGAAGCAACTGGCGCAGTTGGAAGGGACCGTTTCGAAGCTGTACTTCGCGCCGCTGGTTGGGAAGGCGGAGGCGGGCGCCTATCAACAGCACCAATCGTGGATCGAGGCGAAACAGAAAGAGATCGATGGGGTATTGGCCAAGGAAACAGCGCGATACCGCGAAGGGCTGATCCCGGATCTGGCGCGATACCTGCTGGCGGCGCGGGGCTTCGGCTCCCGCGATGGCCTGGACGCCAAGGTGGTGGACCGGTTCGCGAAGTATCTTGCTCCCAACGGCGAGCGGCGGCCGCACATCGAAGCAATCCAGCAGGCGGATGCCGCTGCCGCACCCTCGGTGGCGGAACGGTTCGCGCGGGAGTTCCGGGAAGAGGTTGCGCGGCGGAAGAAGAAGGAAAAGGTGTTCGCCGGCGACAACCGCTTCTACACCGAAGTGGTTGCCACCGCCGGTCCATTTGGGCTGCACAAGGAGGATCGCGACGCCGTGCTCAGCGCGGCCGCCAAGGCGGACCTTGCGCGGTTGGAATCGGAGTTGGCGGAGCTGAAGGCATCCGGTCCGCCTGAGCCGCCGATGGCGTGCGCCGTGGCCGAGGGCGAGCCGGTGGAGCAGCACGTTTTCGTTCGCGGAAACCCGGCGGCGAAGGGCGAGCCTGTTTCGCAGCGGATGCCGGAGTTCCTGGCCGCCGGGAAACAGCCGGAAGTCAGGGCCGGCAGCGGGCGCCGGGAGTTGGCCGCTTGGATAGCCTCGCCGGCGAATCCGTTGACCGCGCGCGTGATGGTGAATCGCATCTGGCAGGGGCACTTCGGCGAGGGGCTTGTTCGAACGGCTTCGAACTTCGGGAAGATGGGCGAGAAGCCGTCGCATCCGGAACTGTTGGACTATCTCGCCGGTGAATTCGTTCGCGGCGGCTGGAGCGTGAAGGCGATGCACCGGGCCATCATGCTCTCCGAGCCATATCTTTTGCGCAGCGCAGCGTCGGACCCGAAGGACGCGGAAAATCGAATGCTCGCGCATTACCCGCGGCGCCGGCTTGCCGTGGAGGAAATGCGCGACGCGATGTTGTTCGTCGACGGATCCCTGGATCTGTCGATGGGCGGGACCTACCAATCGGGCACGGGAACGGATAAGGAGTTCAGTGACGACCGCAAGAGTATCGATCCATCCTCGGTGCCTCGGCGGCTCGTCTACCTGCCGTTGCGGCGATCGAACCTGCCGAGTCTTCTGAATCTGTTCGATTTTGGCGACGCCACCACGCCCGGCGATGGCCGCTCCCAAACCAACGTGGCCCCGCAAGCGCTGTTCATGATGAATAGCCCGTTTGTTCAGGCTAGGGCCCAGCGCCTGGCAGGCATTGTCGGCGATGACGTTGCCGGCGCGTTCGCCCGGGTGCTCAACCGGCGGGCGTCGGCCGACGAAGTCCGGCAGGCGCGAGCGTATGTCTCGGGTTTTCCGGGCGAGCGGAAACTCGCGTGGATGAGCTACTACCAAACGCTATTGGCTTCGAACGAGTTTCTTTATGTCGATTGA
- a CDS encoding OsmC family protein, translating to MSTTVHEFTIHVHQIENYRFEVEFDKPNHARLALDEPAPLGQDTAPSASRILAAAIGNCLSASLLFCASKARVPIGPIETKVAVEITRNDKGRLRIGKVRVAIDPRVAPELRESAGRCLDLFEDFCTVTQSVRQGIEIDVTVEGMSPASAV from the coding sequence ATGAGCACCACCGTCCACGAATTCACCATCCACGTGCACCAGATCGAGAATTACCGCTTCGAAGTGGAGTTCGACAAACCGAACCACGCGCGGCTGGCGCTCGACGAACCGGCCCCGCTCGGGCAGGACACAGCGCCCAGTGCGTCGCGCATTCTCGCCGCGGCCATCGGCAATTGTCTCTCCGCCAGCCTCCTGTTCTGCGCGAGCAAGGCGCGCGTCCCAATCGGCCCGATCGAAACCAAGGTCGCTGTCGAGATCACCCGAAACGACAAAGGGCGGCTGCGCATCGGCAAAGTCCGTGTCGCGATCGACCCGCGTGTCGCACCCGAACTTCGCGAGAGCGCCGGCCGCTGCCTGGATCTGTTCGAGGATTTCTGCACCGTGACACAAAGCGTCCGCCAAGGCATCGAAATCGACGTGACCGTCGAAGGGATGAGCCCGGCCTCAGCGGTGTAG
- a CDS encoding DUF1501 domain-containing protein gives MSIDLLSRRNWLRETAAGFGFFGLRGLLAEEARDPLAPRAPHHTPRAKRVIFLFMHGGPSHMDTFDPKPRLDRDHGKPLPFARPLTFAEGQTGTLLKSPWAFQRYGQSGLPVSELFPNVARHADDLCILRSMVGDSVAHGGAVLQLHTGSNTFTRPAAGAWVVYGLGTENRNLPAYITLKPGLSHGGAKNWSSGFLPASFQGTAVGHGGIPADQLTEPIEFLRNTGLNAEQQRYELDMLQKMNRAAAQRSGGDPELEARIEAFELAFRMQTEAPEAFDISRESEATKRLYGMDEKVTHDFGWQCLMARRLAERGVRFIQINHEYGPGNEVGWDAHSELIRLHTRTAAMVDKPIAGLLADLKARGLLADTLLVWGGEFGRTPIAQAGDGRDHNPYGYTMWMAGGGVKGGYAYGATDEFGYYAVEDRMHIHDMHATMLHILGMDHTRLTYFHGGRNHRLTDVAGVVAEKILA, from the coding sequence ATGTCGATTGATCTTCTCTCCCGGCGCAACTGGCTACGGGAAACAGCCGCCGGGTTTGGGTTCTTCGGTCTGCGCGGTTTACTTGCCGAGGAAGCTCGCGATCCGCTGGCGCCCCGCGCTCCGCACCACACGCCGCGCGCCAAACGGGTGATCTTCCTGTTCATGCACGGCGGACCGTCGCACATGGATACGTTCGATCCCAAGCCGCGACTCGATCGGGACCACGGCAAGCCGCTGCCGTTCGCGCGGCCGCTGACGTTTGCGGAGGGACAGACCGGAACGCTGCTAAAGTCGCCATGGGCCTTCCAGCGGTACGGACAAAGCGGGCTGCCGGTGAGTGAACTGTTTCCGAACGTGGCGCGGCACGCCGATGATCTGTGCATTCTGCGGTCCATGGTGGGCGACTCGGTGGCGCATGGGGGCGCAGTGCTGCAGTTGCACACCGGCTCAAACACGTTCACGCGCCCGGCCGCCGGCGCATGGGTGGTGTACGGGCTGGGCACGGAGAATCGGAACCTGCCGGCATACATCACGCTGAAGCCGGGCCTTTCGCATGGCGGAGCGAAGAACTGGAGTTCCGGGTTTCTGCCTGCGTCGTTCCAAGGCACCGCGGTGGGACACGGCGGCATACCGGCGGATCAACTCACGGAGCCGATCGAGTTTCTGCGCAATACCGGACTCAATGCCGAGCAGCAGCGCTATGAACTCGACATGCTGCAGAAGATGAATCGCGCGGCGGCGCAGCGCTCCGGCGGCGATCCGGAACTGGAAGCGCGGATCGAGGCGTTCGAGCTCGCGTTCCGGATGCAGACTGAAGCGCCGGAGGCGTTCGACATCTCCCGCGAGAGCGAAGCGACGAAGCGGTTGTACGGCATGGATGAGAAGGTGACGCACGATTTCGGCTGGCAATGCCTGATGGCGCGCCGCCTGGCCGAACGCGGCGTGCGGTTCATTCAGATCAACCACGAGTACGGGCCCGGAAACGAAGTGGGCTGGGATGCGCATAGCGAGTTGATCCGCCTCCACACGCGGACCGCGGCGATGGTGGATAAACCGATCGCCGGGCTGTTGGCGGATCTGAAAGCGCGTGGATTGCTGGCTGACACGCTTCTGGTGTGGGGCGGGGAGTTCGGACGGACGCCCATTGCGCAGGCGGGCGACGGCCGCGATCACAACCCGTACGGCTACACCATGTGGATGGCGGGCGGCGGCGTGAAGGGCGGCTACGCCTATGGCGCCACCGATGAGTTCGGCTACTACGCTGTAGAGGACCGAATGCACATCCATGATATGCACGCGACGATGCTGCACATCCTTGGCATGGACCATACGCGCCTCACCTACTTCCACGGCGGCCGCAATCATCGTTTGACCGATGTGGCGGGCGTGGTGGCAGAGAAGATCCTGGCCTGA
- a CDS encoding YHS domain-containing (seleno)protein, which produces MRTYWLSLFIGAAVAQLLAAEQPGAKLQLKQSPPLVEPAFPKAGHRAAAERNEVRPAILELRPAADPIYFDESREHDANGEWRTYRVPKVDAVSRDGDGVALGGYDAVAYLGGRAERGSRRFETTLDGLRWQFVSEENRGLFLRNPARYIPEFGGFCTYSVGKGFPAQANPRVFVLEGGSVYLFFDEAARAAWEQDRAAMLNRAAKNWPRLHR; this is translated from the coding sequence ATGAGGACTTACTGGCTTAGTTTGTTTATCGGCGCCGCCGTTGCCCAACTTTTGGCCGCGGAGCAGCCCGGAGCCAAGCTTCAGCTCAAGCAGTCCCCACCCCTGGTGGAACCGGCCTTTCCGAAGGCCGGCCATCGGGCGGCGGCGGAAAGGAACGAGGTTCGCCCGGCGATCCTCGAATTGCGGCCGGCGGCCGATCCGATCTACTTCGACGAAAGCCGGGAACACGACGCCAACGGTGAATGGCGGACCTACCGCGTGCCCAAAGTGGATGCGGTAAGCCGGGACGGCGATGGAGTCGCTCTCGGCGGCTACGATGCCGTGGCGTACCTCGGCGGACGCGCCGAACGGGGAAGCAGGCGGTTTGAGACAACGCTCGACGGCCTCCGCTGGCAGTTCGTGAGCGAAGAGAACAGGGGGCTGTTCCTGCGGAACCCGGCGCGGTACATTCCGGAGTTCGGGGGATTCTGCACCTACTCGGTGGGCAAGGGCTTCCCAGCACAGGCCAACCCACGCGTATTCGTGCTGGAAGGCGGCAGCGTGTACCTGTTTTTCGATGAAGCCGCGCGCGCGGCGTGGGAACAGGATCGGGCGGCGATGTTGAACCGCGCCGCAAAGAACTGGCCGCGACTACACCGCTGA
- a CDS encoding FAD-dependent oxidoreductase, whose product MSLQVTVFGAGAFGGWSALHLLRAGARVTLVDAWGPGNSRSSSGDETRVIRGSYGPNAIYTEMVARGLPMWRENERRWGVRLFCPAGAMWMAGADDAYERASAENLKAAGLAFESLDRQQGKRRFPQMDWTGLEWAILERDAGFLLARRACQAVAEGFVAEGGRYETGSGGVNAMTRWKADAYVFACGPWLGELFPDLLSGKLTATRQDVFYFGAPAGDSRFDENHFPAWVDNSEVRYYGIPGNEGRGFKAARDVPGEALDPTRADRTVSGEELEDIRRYLARRFPAMAGAPLVESRVCQYEMSADGDLILDRAPGHDNVWIAGGGSGHGFKLGPAVGERMAALVLGKADVAPQFVLGRFREARGIGERK is encoded by the coding sequence ATGTCTCTTCAAGTTACCGTATTCGGCGCGGGCGCCTTCGGCGGCTGGTCCGCGCTGCACCTTCTTCGGGCGGGTGCGCGGGTCACGCTGGTGGATGCATGGGGCCCGGGCAACTCCCGGTCGTCCTCTGGCGACGAAACGCGTGTGATCCGTGGATCGTACGGTCCGAATGCGATCTATACGGAGATGGTTGCCCGCGGGTTGCCGATGTGGCGCGAAAACGAGCGGCGCTGGGGCGTTAGGCTGTTTTGTCCGGCCGGGGCGATGTGGATGGCCGGCGCTGACGACGCGTATGAACGCGCGTCGGCGGAGAACCTGAAGGCGGCCGGTCTTGCGTTCGAGTCGCTCGATCGGCAACAAGGCAAGAGGCGCTTTCCGCAGATGGATTGGACCGGGCTCGAGTGGGCCATCCTGGAACGCGATGCCGGATTCCTGCTGGCTCGCCGCGCCTGCCAGGCAGTGGCGGAGGGTTTCGTGGCCGAGGGCGGACGGTACGAAACGGGCTCCGGCGGTGTGAATGCGATGACGCGGTGGAAGGCTGATGCGTACGTATTCGCGTGCGGCCCGTGGCTCGGCGAGTTGTTTCCAGACTTACTATCCGGTAAGTTGACGGCAACCCGTCAGGACGTGTTCTACTTCGGAGCGCCGGCCGGAGATAGCCGTTTCGACGAGAACCATTTTCCGGCGTGGGTGGACAACAGCGAGGTTCGCTACTACGGCATTCCTGGCAATGAAGGGCGCGGATTCAAGGCCGCGCGGGACGTGCCGGGCGAGGCGCTGGATCCCACTCGCGCGGATCGGACTGTTTCGGGCGAAGAGCTGGAAGACATCCGGCGCTACCTCGCGCGCCGGTTTCCGGCGATGGCCGGCGCGCCTCTGGTGGAGTCCCGTGTGTGCCAATACGAGATGAGCGCCGACGGGGATTTGATCCTGGACCGCGCGCCCGGACACGACAACGTCTGGATCGCCGGCGGCGGGTCCGGGCACGGCTTCAAGCTGGGGCCGGCCGTGGGCGAGCGAATGGCCGCTCTCGTCCTCGGCAAAGCAGACGTTGCGCCCCAGTTCGTGCTCGGCCGGTTTCGCGAGGCGCGTGGCATTGGGGAACGAAAGTAG